The following nucleotide sequence is from Populus nigra chromosome 15, ddPopNigr1.1, whole genome shotgun sequence.
tcagGTTTAAATCTATCATTTTCAAGCAAGTTTGAGGGGAAAAATACCTTGGATAAACTCTTATCATCAAAAGAAACTCGTTGACACTGAGATCACCCATTTTCATGGTCGAAATTGATCTTAACCTAGACATTATCTCTCTAATACTAGAATTCagccactttttttttcctctctcaaacCAAGGACCaggaaataagagaaaaaagtttgggaccaaatttgaatttcataaattattagggactaaaattttataatttaaaaagttagaGGATCAAAGTATATGTTTAGCCTCGAGTTTAGAAAAACCATctcatttttatgtgtttttcagTCTAGTCTTTTATCTTTGAATCTtgcattttcttaataaatatgCTTTAATTGGCCACCAATTGGGCATATAAAGatgcaattagaaaaaaaaagggactaaatgaaaaaaagaaaatcatagtgGCAACCACTGTGATTTGTCTCTTATTGAAGAGTAGCatggaaaataatattttccccATGTCttttagaatatatattttttaatatataaaaattataattataatttaaattgaaaacaaataaaactttaacgaaagaaaaaataacaaaaatcaaaactataaagGATTGAATATAAAACACCAATAACAATGAGAACCAGAGTGCATTTATCGGGGTAAGAGAGATaaataatgggaaaaaaaaaccaacgtTAAACTagttaccataaaatgacacaCACCacatataaaagaagaagaaataaaaaggaataaaatgaGATAATAGAAGCATATTTTTCAACACAAGTCACCACATGTAATACCCAAAATGTGTGGCAACTCCCACACGACAACACgcgtaaaaaaaatttcaaattaaaaaacataatctaaataataatttatattattacccttgataaaatatcaacaatTAACAATATAATCGAGACAAAAAAACCCTACTACCCCTTGATTCCATGACTATTATTTGGTACCAAAAGCATATTTATAATTTAGCAgcgtataaaaaaaaaggtcttaaAAACCCCTACCCTacaatgttggtttttttttttttaatttcgggggcattataattaatttattgttcattagaatattaaaaatacaaaaatatctctAAATAAGCCTATAATAACTAAtagtgaaaagataaaaatattcatgattttaagataaacacttttttttaaaaaaaaggtcatgTACGTTACTTTAGTAGTGAATAGTGAATTGTATCTATTTTCAAgggaaattatttatttatttattatatttcagCATTTAACCCATTATCACACAAAAGTTAATGTGATTGCTTGTTTTGTTCTTTGGGAGGACACCGGCATGAAAACACGTTCTGCTGTTCATCACCATGAATCAGGGGCCACACGGCCGAGCAAAAACTCATTGGCACGATGATAGCACCCGCGCCCATATCATTCTCACACACTCTCCTATCAGTCCAAGACAACCGTGGTCCTGCCAGCGCAACTAGCACAAGTACATCATGCTCACACACGCTCTCTGCCAGCCAATCACGTCCCTCCGCCTCATCCTTAAACTTTCACGCACGACACGAATCTACTTTCCTCTTCAACGTAGCAATATATTAAGGTAGGAACAAATCAGCTGATAGAACCCCAGCGCCGCTGCCAGTTTTTAAACTCACAAATTAGGAATAAAATTTGCGGGAATTAattggaaaataaatgaaaccTGCCGCCTGCCTCAAATCAAATTACAGTTGCCAAAATGGCTTTTGACGAAAAAATTGAAGTCAGTAGTCAACAGATGCAAATCCCAAAACTACCCTCGATATTtactctcttttatttatttttgtatccaCCTCGACAAATTAAAAGCCACGAAAGCTCTAGGCAAAGCCACCTCCCACCACATccaccatctctctctctctctgcttttcttctctcctctgCTTTCCGTTTACCACAACTCTTCAATTTTGAGTTTTagatccataaaaaaattacatataattTATCCTTTGTTTTGCGCTCTGATATGGAACGGACCATCGGTGGAAAGTACAAGCTTGGCCGCAAGATCGGCAGTGGATCCTTCGGTGAAATATATCTAGGTAAATTGctactagtattattattttgcatgcatattaagctaattttattttttatgataatttttttatgtttttattgcgTGTCTGTGTTGTTGCAGCTACTCATATCGATACGTTTGAGATCGTTGCTATTAAGATAgtatgttttcttaatttttgagcatgacttggttttttgtgttttgttttgtttttatctactgttgTCTAGCTATTTAATTTAATCTGATGATATGCAGGAGAACAGTAAAACAAAGCATCCACAGTTGCTTTACGAGGCGAAGTTATATAATATTCTTCAAGGAGGAAGTATGTATAACATGAATGATGTGATCAGTAGTATAAGTGAGGTTGATGATGtttataattgagttttgatttgttttgatgaaGGCGGTATTCCTAGTATCAAATGGTCAGGAGTAGACGGGGAGGACAATGCACTTGTGCTAGATTTGTTAGGACCGAGTCTGGAGGACCTGTTCGTGTATTGTGGGAGGAAGTTCTCACTCAAGACTGTGTTAATGTTGGCTGATCAAATGGTAGGCAGCTTATAGGTACTCAAATTTATACCATTTTTAGTCTTATCACggtttgttatatttttaatttttttttgcagattACCAGGATAGAATATGTGCACTCTAAAGGATTTCTGCACAGAGATATAAAACCTGATAACTTTCTCATGGGTCTTGGTCGAAAGGCAAATCAGGTGATGATTTTGCctgtattttctttctttctttttggttgaTAGACTTGGTTACCATGTGTTGACACTCATGCTCCTTTTGTTTACATCAGGTTTACATAATTGATTTTGGGCTTGCAAAAAGATATCGAGATGCAACAACCAATCGTCATATTCCTTACAGGTAAACTATCTTTAGTGAGAATTTGATggggaaaggaaaataaatgtaTCAGGAAGCAAATTTTGATTCAGAAGCGATTATTTCCTCATCATTCTTGACCTCCTAATTGTTTTGCTGTGCAGGGAGAACAAAAACTTAACAGGAACTGCACGATATGCCAGTTGCAATACTCATCTTGGAATTGGTAAGCAAGGAGATATTATCATCTTaagtttttttaccttttcattACCATCAGTCCTGATCCCACCTCATTCTGTGTGTTTGTGGCAGAACAAAGTCGGCGGGATGATTTAGAGTCACTTGGCTACGTGCTGCTATATTTTCTGAGAGGAAGGTAATTTCTTTAGCTTCTCTTTTTGGcggacttttttttctcttgcagTTAAATTTATGTACTCCTAGGCCTGAAGTTTTGGCTTTGTTTTGTGTTGAGGTATTGGGATTATCGAGCTATCACATTTCCAGTAGCTTATTATGTTCTGCAGTCttggatttttgaaaaaataaaatgactcaGTTGTGCCTGTGCTTTTAGTCTTCCATGGCAGGGTTTAAAAGCTGCCACAAAGAAGCAGAAATATGACAAAATATGTGAAAAGAAGTTATCAACTCCTATTGAGGTGCGTGTCTACTATTGAAGTTATCAACTCACATGTGAATAAAAGTAATCAACTCCATTTAATTATTCTGAAGACTTTAGCCCGcgtcaatataattttaacatatGCTTCTTAATTCTCAGGTTCTGTGCAAATCCCATCCTGTGGAGTTTGCTTCATATATGCATTACTGCCATTCACTGACATTTGATCAACGGCCTGATTATGGATTCTTGAAGCGCTTGTTTCGTGATCTATTTTCCCATGAAggtattgacaaagaaaatgttGGTATTGCTATATATTAGTAACACAAAAAAGGATTCTTGCCTGGATATCTTTCCTTGCGGCTGCAAGCACAGGCTTTTATCATGAAACCACAAAGCGGTCTAAATTGGTTCTTGTAAACTATTATACTTTCTTGGGCCTGTTCTTTGTTGtccattttgtttttactcCATGTTTAACCAACAGGAGTAACAAGTCATGAGCTTAGAGATCTAATCAGGTATTTTCATAGTTATTAGTGAGGTCCTGTGCACTGGAAAACAATCTttgcaaaaaatagaaaaaactaaaaatcaaatcacaaaTCAATCTAGTCTTTAAACCACAActataagagaagaaaaaaagttgggGTGGTGCTATACTCTCTCTATGGTCTTCTGAACTTGAGGGATGGAAATTACATTTAAATGCTTCATCTGATGTATCTGAATTGGTGTCTTCATTTTCCTGTCCTTTCATGACAGGATATGAATTTGATTATGTGTTTGATTGGACAATCATAAAGTATCAGCAGGCACAAAAGAATAGATCTCAACCTCGATCATCGGTTAGTATCCTTGcctcttgtatttttctttgtttcctcAACCATCCTTGCTTAAAATGTTTGCTTTAGTAATCACAGGGTTTATATTCAGGATCATTTTTTTAGTTACATGAGCTGCAATCGTATACAATctcattttttaatagtttgaaATTTGGATAGTCATACTCATAACAAGATTCAAACCTTACATATTACAGCCAAATCCTGGGGCATGTAGCAGTCATGCAGTGCAGACAGACATGGAGAATCATCAAGGTTAGATCCTGCTGATGCACTTTGTGTATTACACACCATTTTACTGTTGCTATAACCAATGATGGGTTGCTGTTGCTATAACCAATAATGGCTATTCATATTTTGAGAATGCCACATAGAAGTTCCTATCTTCTTCATGGCCATACAAGTCCCTTTGTGTATTACGCACCATTTTACTAGCTCGATCTCCCTATGATAGCCAAATTCTTTTCAGCATAGTCTTGACCACATTATCGTGGTCTATTTAATCTCCTCCTTGTTGTGGTGCTTTTTGTTATCTTTATCTCCTTATAATTGGAATGGAGTAGATCGGAGAAACATTTGttgcaataaattaaaaatgctCCCTCCTTAAAACAAAAGATGCAGCATGTCTCTTACAACATAAGATGTACTTAATCAAAGGCTGTCAGAATCTTGTTCTCATAGATTTGGGAATTGATTTGTGGAAAGAGTTATATGGTTTTAACCCCCTTTTTTCAACAAGCACCCTTTGTTAGCAAATGACATGTGGTTAAATCAAGTGTTTTTACGATGCATAAAAGATGATCTGTAAAACTTATTTACTGAATTACTCAGTTGATGAGATTGGCTTCCGAATGGAACAATAATTAGGTAGAGGTGCATGTATCTTTAGGTAAATATTAATCTATGTATTGCATGTTTATATAGACATTTATCTTTGTTGATGACTTGGTTCTTATTTAGATATACTAAGGCTTGTTTCAACTTGCAGGAAGTCATAATGCCTGTTATTCATCTGAGATCATGCGATCAACTGGTCCTGGCATACGCATGCAATCCAAATCAGGGTTGGGAAAGAATCTGATTTCTGATATTCATCCTGACAAGAACGTAAGTTATACTTCCAACCAAATAAGCAAATAAGATGTTTTTATCACACTAACAGGAATGTAAGTCTTCTGGCTACTTATAATGTGTATATTATTGAATCCCATTGTTCCTGTGTTGTGTTATTGATTTGCCAAAGAATACTGTGAATTAATCACCCCAAAATTGCCTTTCAtggattgattttaaaatattatgaattctaaaattgatttcttttgtaGATTGTGAGTGAACACATACCCTCCACTTCATTTCAAGTTGGTGGGACATCAAAACGACATGCCTCAAAGCCTGTTCTGCCAAATGAAAGTGCTAACCCTGCTCATGGACACAACAATAAAATTGGTCCTTCCAGTAGCTGGATATCATCATTGCAACGCATTCATTCTGCAAAGTGAGCAAGATGGTAACTTTTCTTGTCCATACATCAGTCGTGCACAAAGTTTGGGTACATGCCTCTGGGAATGCAAATATACTGTTCCATTAACAGTATGGTTGATGCAATACCATTCATTATGTTTTAGCAATGGATCTGGTTAAGAGGATTCTTGTGATATATCTATTGGAGGCTGCAAAATCTTTGGTGATTTGGAGTCATTGTTTCACCTCTGTCCGGTGAAGAAGTTCCATTGCATATTTATGGGCTCCAGTGTACTTTGTTCCTCTAAGAAAACCAGctcacattgttttttcttaaggtGACTACGAGCACTTTGGTTGTTACAAAATATCAACTATCCAAAGCCTGGTTTCTGTCCTGTACATAGATGTCATGAATGACAATAGAATACTGTATTTATGGATATATGTAATGAATTTAAATGTGAAGCTTTTGCCCCCCTCATCACATTTTTTTGCCACCAGGGGATATAAAAAATCCCCTTTTCCATGTGGATTATTGATGACAATTTTCCTTGTTTTACTTGATTTATAGTTCCAAGTTCCTGATGTACTCTTACTATGGTATCACTGGAGCCTTAACAGTTCCAGGAGCATTTTGCACCTCAATCACTGGAAATTCCCTATTTCTAATGAATATTGTTACCATGTTACACATAAATTCCCCATGATTCTTTCTGACACAGGAGAATTATCGGAATCATCTTGACATGCTTTTTGACATGAGGTTATTGGTAATTGTAATAGATGTTTTTCATGCAAGTGTAAGTGTGTAAGCTGAACAGGATTGATAATCCACTTGTTTTATATGTCAGAAATTTCATAAACATGGGAAGAAGTTACTGCTTCTGAAGATTTTTAGATAAACTAGTTGTAGAAGACAGATGGATTTATAAATTGAGATGCATGTTTATGCATTTAAAAATGTAATCAAGTCACCAGAACGATTTGAAATAGTGTTGTTTTCAAACGATCTGTATACaatgtgtttttgtttgattactATTTCTTGATTGTGCTCTCTCCCTTTTAACTTATGGTCCTTTCCTGAAGGTGCTGATGAAGAGAAATGAGATGAGCATTGGTATGGCCCttgcttttcctttttgtaACACTTCGTAATTGCAGCCTTATTTTggccttctttttttctgtctTGTGTCTTTTTCTTCTGCCTGCATTTGAGATGTGACTCATCTGTCCTTGTCTTGATTTTTACCTTCCTGtgttctaaaaatataatttccttGATTGCCCAGGTTCGCCGAAAATCATAAGTTTATTCAGTTCTATTAAGTTGATGTGCACAAGGTTATATGAACTGTAGCAAATCGATATTCATGCTGTAAACAGTTCTAATCGTCTCTCTATTATTAGCTCATACTTGGTAATTTGCtggagtattttttttctctcctacaGCATCCAAAGGAATGAATATAACCAAGAATTATCATGCAGGGATGGCAATTGAAGACCATAAAACAGATGTTCCTTGATGTTTATCATTACTTGGGTTGGAAGAGGTTGCCTGACTGCTGACCAGGGAAGGTGTTAGAGACATTTTCCTTCTGGTATATTTGGTGGATCTACGTTTCTGCAAGTTGGTAGTTGCTTCAGCATGTTT
It contains:
- the LOC133674496 gene encoding casein kinase 1-like protein 3 — protein: MERTIGGKYKLGRKIGSGSFGEIYLATHIDTFEIVAIKIENSKTKHPQLLYEAKLYNILQGGSGIPSIKWSGVDGEDNALVLDLLGPSLEDLFVYCGRKFSLKTVLMLADQMITRIEYVHSKGFLHRDIKPDNFLMGLGRKANQVYIIDFGLAKRYRDATTNRHIPYRENKNLTGTARYASCNTHLGIEQSRRDDLESLGYVLLYFLRGSLPWQGLKAATKKQKYDKICEKKLSTPIEVLCKSHPVEFASYMHYCHSLTFDQRPDYGFLKRLFRDLFSHEGYEFDYVFDWTIIKYQQAQKNRSQPRSSPNPGACSSHAVQTDMENHQGSHNACYSSEIMRSTGPGIRMQSKSGLGKNLISDIHPDKNIVSEHIPSTSFQVGGTSKRHASKPVLPNESANPAHGHNNKIGPSSSWISSLQRIHSAK